Within the Methanobacterium sp. BRmetb2 genome, the region CTAAAATCGTATGTGAGGAATGGGCTAAATCTACTATTTAATTATAAGATGTGTTCAAATGGATCCAGAAAAAACTACAAATAACGAATCTATTGCCCCGGCCGAGGGTGAAAGACGTGCAATAGGTGGTTATTTTAATCAATACGAAGTATCGGCTTATATTATCCTAAAATCTTTTCTAAATGATTCTTTGGATTGGATTAAAGTTGCTGATCCTGATGCAAAACATGTGGATGATTTTCAAATTTGCAAAGGGGCACGTTTAGATGCTTTTCAGATGAAATGGAGTCATTACACCCGATCATTCAGTTTTAACGATTTAATTAAAAAAAGAAAAAATGCTCCGAGCTTAATTGTTCAACTTGCTGAAGGATGGAAGAATTTTAACAAAAAATACCCTGAAATGAAAATTGCTGTGCATTTAATAACTAATGATTACATTTCTACCTCTACTAAAGCAAAAATCCCTTGTGGCGAACCAAAACCTGCCTCATGCCATTTTGCAGCATTTATAAATCAAGCTTGGAAACCATTTAAGTCTGGCAAGAATATCCCCAAAGAATGGAAACCCGCTTGGAATAAATTGCAAGTGGAAAGCGGGTTAAATTTAGATGATTTCCAAATGTTTGCACTCGATTGTGAATTAGATTTTGAATATAAGATTATTATTCCTGAAGAAGAGCGAGAAAAAGAAATTTTTATAAATGATTTGAAAGATATAGCTCATAATTTAATTAAGGCGGTTGCAGATCCTTCCCAAATTATTAAAATTACTAGTAGAGAACTAATTGAAAAACTTAATTGGTCAACAAGAACTGAGTTGAGAAGTCGTCATGAGTTTCCTGTGGATGAAGATTTATATCATCCAATTAAATCTAATATGGACGATTTAAATGCTGCATTGGATGCGCATGTAGGAGGATATATTGGTGTTTTTGGAACGCCAGGATCTGGTAAATCGACATTTTTATCTCATTTTTTGCGTTCTAGAGAAGAAAGAGTAATTTTTTATTATGCTTATGTCCCAGATTCATATGACTCCGTTATTAGAGGAGAATCAGAAAATTTTCTGCATGATATCACATTATCTTTAAGACGTATGGGGTTCACTTCTGGAGAAAATTTAAATTTAGATTTAAATCAACTTTTAAAATATTTTTACAAACAACTTGATCTTTTACATGATGATTGGAAAAACAATGGCCATAAAACGATTTTTCTAATAGATGGATTAGATCATATTGAACGTGAACAAAATCCCCGAGATTCAATGCTAAAATATTTACCTTCTCCAGAAAATATCCCTCAAGGGGTTTATTTTATATTGGGAAGTCAAACAGAAACAATACTTCCTGAAAATATCCAATATTCTATAAATAAAGAAAATCGTACAGTTTTAATGAGGCCACTTAATAAAAATGCCGTTTTTGACATTATTAACAAATCTAATTTGCCTCTAATCATAGGTAAACAGAAAGAAACAATTTATGGTTTATCTGATGGACATCCATTAGCATTATCATATATTCTGAATCATCTCAAAGGTATAAAGGATAATAAAGAAATTGAAAGAATCCTCGAAAGAACAATAGAATATGGGGGGAATATTGAAGCCCAATATAATAGTTATTGGGCTTTAATTAAACACGAAGATGATTTAATAGGTTTAACAGGATTATTATGCCGTTTTAGAAATTATATTGATATTGACTGGGTGAAAACATGGGCAGAATTGGGAATTCTAAGGAAATTTGTATTAGAATTTAAACATTATTTCAGAATAGAAAATAAACGATGGTATTTTTTCCATAATAGCTTTAGACTATTTCTTCAGGAAAAAACAGGAGAGTTAATACCTGGAGAGTTTGATCAAAGTATAGACAGAGATTTTCATCTTCAAATGGCAGATTTATGCCGTAAATCTGAAAAAAACTCCTATTGGTTTTGGGAAGAAATATTTCACCTTGCTAAGGCTAGTAAACATCGTAAAGTTTTAGTATATGCTTCACAAACCTATTTCAGAGAGCAATTTTTAAATTTTAGGCCTTTAGATACTATCCAAGTTGATATTAATTTTGCTTTAGAATCCGCTGTAATTTGTCAAGATCCTGTCGCTCTTACCCGTTTATTATTTATTCGATCAGAAATTGGGGAAAGAGAAGTAAACTTGGATAAAAAATCCATGATTTCTATTTTATTACATCTCAATGAAAAATTTGCTTTAGAATATATCCGTGACGGTAATCATCTAAAAATTGAACCTGTTGATGCTTTAAAATTAATCCCAGAATTAGTATTAAATGGGTTTCATGATGAAGCTAAGAAAATATTTGAATTATCCGAGCCTTTAAATGTAATATATTCTCCTAAACCAATTGAAAACCATTTTAATAATGATGAAAGCGAACTAGTCAAGTTTTGGGCAACTTCTGCCATATATTTTAAAGAATTAGAAAATATTTTGAAAATAATTCGGCAGTTGAAGAAACTTCCAGATCGTTCAAGCATAAAAGAAGATCTTGATCCATCAAGAACTTTTCAAAATTTAATTATTTATAATATGGGATTGTTTTTAATAAAAAATGAAATATGGGATAAGGTTTTTAGTATATTAAATGATTTCAATACAGATCAAAAAGATTTAAAATATCTTTTTTATTTATATGCTAACTCTTGGAATGAAGCTAATAAAAATGAAAATATTAATATTGCAAAACAATTTTTAAACGGTTTTTTAAGCAGATTTAATCAAATCACGATTATCGATGAAGATATGTGCCTTACTCTAGCTGAAGCTTTCTATTTTGTTTATAATGATGCTAACACAGTTGAAAGTTATTTAAGGGATTTATCTCAACCAGAATTACAAACTAATATGCATCAATCAAACCCTAATATGCAACCATTTATGTTTCGTTAGACTAAATCGACTATTTTATTGCTTAGGAAGTACAAAAGCTCCTGAAGATATCATTCCAGACGCTGCTGACATTGAATTGAATGGTATCACTGAATTTGAAAGAAATATATGTATATTATCAAAGATGGGGGCTGATGCTTGGAATGGAAAAAAAATGGAAGATGAAATAATTTATCAAGAAATTCCAAAATTTTTTAATTTGTTTTATGTGGGGGATAGACAAGCTATCGATTATAATTTATATTATATCAAAGAGAGAATGGGTGATTTTTTTATATTAGTTATTGATACGTTGTCTAATTTCGGTTTAAATACTTTAAAAGCTTTAGCTTTAGTTTTTGAAAGTGAGTGGGGTAATGAAAAAGTCAAAACCTTTTGGCCTAGTAGTGTTCGTCGTCAAATAATAGAAAGTCTATCCAATCATGGTATTGATCATGAGTGGGCTGTTAAAGAGTTAGAAAAAGTTGAAAATGGTATATGGGAAGGATATAACATACAAGGAAGAGTTGAAGAGTGTTTAAAACAATCAAAAGCATGGTTAATGATTGAAGAAACAGATCATTCTTTTAATTCATTAGAAAAAATGTTGAAAATGTCTTTTGGGATATACTATGAAAAAGACTTCCAATTCAGTGCATGGATTGATTGGCTTGATGTTTACATAGAATTATATCCTGAAAAGGCTGAAGAATTAATAATATTATTCGCAAATTACATTGTCAAGATAAGCAATTATGCAGAAGTTGATACATACAACAGTGCTTCTAATACTCTTCTTACTGCTACATTTAAGTGGAATCCTCAGAAAGCTCTACAATTAGCTTCATGGCTTATAGATCAGATGTTAATAACACAAGAGGACGTTTATAGTGTATTCATAAGAGAAACATTAAAAAGTGATGATGGTAATTTGCGTCTAGTAATCTTCTCTTTATCAAATCTTTTATTTCCATTAGCCCCCTATGCAAATTTCAAAATTGTAGATCTATTATTAAAAGCTATAAATGTCAAATATGGGTCTCAAAAGACAATTGAATCTTCTAGATATTTAGTTTCTAAAATTAGAATTTTGGCTCAAAAAAAAGCTCGATATAATTGGTTTTATTCTATCAAACAAACAATGGAAAATTTAGGGTTTGATGTAGAAAAGGCGGGAATTACAATCAAGGACATACATTTTGATGAACATGATATGATTACATACAATCTACTTAAATTAAAAGACTCTAGAGTTCTTGATACAAATGAAGTAAAAAGGTATGTTTTATCAGTGGATGATTATGTAGATTTTTTAGAAGAAGAAACTGATAATTCACACTTTGATTGGGAACCAATAATTATTAATTTGGCAAATAAACTAAATTATAGAGAGATATTAAATTTAAGTGAAATTATTTTAAATAGTGACAAGATAAATGATAGGAAATCTAGTGAATTGATTTCAATACTTAGTCAGAGACTATCAGATTTTAATGATTTTGATCATGCTATTAAATTGGGAAAAATATCATTAAATCTATCTAAACCTAATGGGTGGGGTAATTGGGGTGGTAGATCTAGAATAAAAGCGTTTAATGCTTTGATAAAAGTTAATAAAAATCAATGTAGGCCTTTAATGTACAGAACATTAGTGAATGATATTAAAAATTCAAAAATCGATGCAAAAACTGTTACTCTAAATTTAGGGGATATTTTAGGTTTACTCACTGATGAAATTCCAATTAAAGATATTTGGCAAGAAATAGATCACCATATACAAATTTTGTTCGAAAGTTATCCTTCACATGATTTAGAATCATTTGAGTTTGTGAATCTGGAAGACGAAATAACCACTCCTTCAAATGCATTGATGGATCTTGTGTTGGGTTGTTTGAATCATCCTATAAGATTTATATCAGAAAGTGCTATTCAGATATGTGCAGATCTCTTAATAAATGGAGATTTGATGATTCAAAGATCGATAAATGAATTTTTCAAAGATGAAAGTTTTTCTGAGCAAATTTTAATTGTTATGGATGCTGTTAGCCTTAAAGATCCATTTAAAATCGGATTTTTTCGTGAAAAATTAATTTTTTCAAACACATCTTCAAACTATTATATTCGCAGAATTTCTGGGATATTGTGTAAGCGTATTGGATGTAAAGTAAATAATCCTACACGAATTGATTTACCTAAAATTTATGATAAAACTTTTCCCGATCTCAATGTTTTTGATTTTATTAATATTGATATTCCTAATGGTCAACCGTTACCCGACTTCGATTTTCCGGAAGAAATTATATATCCTTATGATTTACAATTAATATCAAAGTTATCTAACTATCCTGAAATAAATCTCAGCCATCGAATTGTGGAGATCATGTATCAGTTAGCAGATTTTGATTCATGGTCTAAAGATGCAGAAGGTAAATTAAGAATAATATTAAAATCAGCTGGATTAAGATTTACTTTTTATCCTCCTAGATTAATTTTGGTTCGTAGGGCTATATTTCATCTTATTTGTGAGTTAATCGATGGTGAAAAATTGGCTTCTGATGATCTTGTTTATATAGATCAGACTTTTAGATTTTATGATCCTGCACTTATATTAATAGAACGAACGAGAAGGCCTGTGCACATTAAGCCTGCTTATGAAGAGTACAGATCAAAACATTTAACAACACCGGCCGAAAACTGGATAGAAAATATTAATAATTGTAATAATTCTGTTTTTCGTATTTTTAATGGTAAATTCATTTTGGCTGAAAAAACAGAGCTTAAATTTATTGACTTAGATTTGCCTACAGAATTGAGAAAATCTAAAGTGATGTTGAATTCTGGGAAAAATGAAAAGACAGATAATTTATTTTTCTACAATGTTTTAAGTAATGTGCAGGAATATGGTGATACTCTTTTGCAAGATGGAGTAATTCCATTAATAATACAAAATAACGGATATAATTGGATTGCTTTGAATCCTATTATTGGAATTCAACTCGGATGGAAGCTTGAAAATACTGGATTATTTAGATGGGTTGATGAAGATAATAATATAATGGTGGAAAGTAAATGTTGGAAAGACGGGTTATTAGATCAATTTGAACCGTCATTTGAGGAAGTTGGTGAAGGATGGTTAGTTTTGGCATCTGAAAATGCTTTAAAAATTTTAAAAGCTCAGTATGGGCTGCTTAAACGAGAAATTATAATTGAACGTAATTTGAATAAAAATGGATATGTATATCGAGAATCCAAATTTGAGGAACATTTTTTATACAAAACCTATTTCTTTTGAGGAGAAAATTTGATATAAACCATCAATTAAATTTTGAATACAGCATCTATTCAACTTCAGATGAATTCTTTAATATATCTATTAACTGATTAAGAATAAGATTCTTTTACTTTTAATATTATGTAAAAAATTTAGCAGAATCATTTTTTTAATTAACATAATAATTTTAAGAATTAATTAACTTAAAAAAGGCCGAAATATTAAAAATAGCTAAAAATAGATTTAAACTATTAATTATCCAAATCCGATTACTCCGTTCATTTTTAACACAATCATATAATATATAGCAAAAACTCATCAAAACTACAATACCAATTATCAGATTAATCATCCAATCTCTCCTGTATATTGTACCAAGAATTTCCCATAAAATGGGCAATCTTTATAATCTGAAACTTTGTATTTATCTTTCATTTTGCAGTTTTCACAATCTTGTTTTCTTACATCTCTCCTATATGCATCGCAGTATACTCTATAGTATTCACACACTTTATTCAACCTCCAGGTTCTAGATCTTTAATTGTGATTGTTGTGAGATTTTCGTCCACTCTATGAATGCTTATTTTCTTATTTACATTTTCATCTAATTGAAAATTCAAATAGAAATTATTTTTATTGCCAGAAACACTTTCAGTAACGTTTTCAATGTCAGAATTAGTTGCAAAAATTGTATATTGAGAATCAAAATCATTGAAAAGATATCCTAGATTCATGCTGAAAATTATTATAGGTATAAGAAAAATTATAAAGAAAAAGAATACACTCTTATCCTGGTTAGTTCCTGTTTTTATTCTTCTTTTTTTACCTAAACAAGTAAATTTAGTTTTTTTAAATGGATATAACAGTGGACACCCATTAACAGTGAATGAATCCAGTATTATATGTGATAGAAATCCAACTATTAATGCAGCTCCTAAAACAATGTTGTATAATCCAACAAATATTATGGGAATAATCCATAAAATGGAGTGGCCCATTCCCCTGTGAGTTCCTGACACTTTATCCAGGATGTCGGGGGTTATCGAAATCACAGATACCATAAATAAATTCAACAAAAGATGGCCAGGATTAAGGAAATGAGCCAAAATCAAATAAAATAACAATGCACCAGCAATATGAGTATAAAATTTCATACACGGCCCCCTACATACATTAAAGACCGGAATATGATCAATGCAAACCATGAAGCCCCAACTAAAAGAAAACCAATTTCCAATGACGCCATTTTAATATAAATAAAGAAAAATATAATGCTTAAAAGAGCAAAAACAGGATAAGTAATATTAATCTCATCTGCACCACTTGAATACATATATTCGTCCCTATTAACTAATTCAAAAGTTTTAAAGAAACTATAAGCCTCTGATTTAAATTTTTTATCAAAACTACAAACAAACTGAATATTATCCAGGGAGTTAAGATATTGATATGATTGAACCGTTTTCTTGGTTAATCTTTCAAAATGATTAAAAAATATTATCAATTGTTCATACTTCAATTCATTAATAAGGATCTCCATTAGCTCAGCGATAGTTAAACGATTAAGAGATAACTTATAATCACTAGAAATATGAATAATAGCTTCAATCAATCTGGGTTTGATAGGTATAGGTTCATTGAAGTATATACATAAATAATCATTTCTCAATGAATTAAAACAATCGAAGACATTCTTATTATAAAAGATCAGGTTGTTACCCTTCTCTATTTGCTCCGTTATTTGTATTAAATTCATACTTTAATGTATGATTTTATCATATATATAGATTAAAAAAACACACACAAATTTAAAAATAAATTTACTAAAGATTATAAACATTTCCGGGTGTCAAAATATGCCAAGGATATTGTTCCCAAAAACTATCTGTACTCCAAATAAAACCAAATAATTCACTTTTAGCTATTATTGGTTCAGATGTTTTAATATCGTTAGAATAAATAAATTTGGAATCATTTAAGCTGATATTACTTCTAATTACATTATTATCCACTAAATATTGACGATTATCCAAAGTATAAATGTTTAATAAAAATAAAGCTGCTAAAGAATCTAAAACTATTTCTAATGTTGCTAATTTTTTATTTTGAAATTTGCCATGTTTTAATTGTCTATAATTAATCCACCATTGAGGACTTTTATCTTTTCTCCATTCGTTAAAAGGTGTTATTTTTTCTTCAGTTCTAGAAACATGAACTGATTTGTTACTTAACTGATAGAAATCTTCAAAGACATTTCTATATAACCCCATGTTGGGATCAACATCTTTTAAAATATATTCATAGAAATTAGATACTGCCTTAAAATCTTCTATTGTATAACTTATCCCCCTATAATTATATTTATAATTATAGTGATTTTCTACCCTACTTTTAAAAGAGGCTAATGCGCATTTAAAAAATGAATCAATGCTGCTTCCAATCAACAATAAAAGGTTAGCTAACTTTAAAGACCAAACTTTTTCATGTTCATTAGATAGTGGTACATACTTAATAAAATCTAGAAATTCAGATTCAAGTGATTTATAATCTTCTTCCCATGTTAAAAAAGAATTCATTCCATCCATATACATCCATCCTATAATAATTTTTGTTCAATAATATTATTAGGATGTTCGACGTAAAACTTCTATTATCTCATGGTTATTCTCTATAGCTTTTAAAGTTTTTTCAGTTTTCATCAATTGCTTTCTCAAAATTTCCTGAGTTCTTTCTAATTCTTCTATACGTTTATAATCATCGCTTTTAATCTCTAAAACTTTAGCTTTGTCAATAGAAAGATAAGGTAATGCTTTCATATACCTTTTTTTCAAATCTTCGGAGTCCATATACCAGTAAGCCCTATCAACATCTGATATTTTATGGCCCGCTAAGAAATCTGCTAAAACTTTATCTCCGAGTTTGTTCATGATTGTGGAAATGAAGTATTTTCGCATACCGTGAGCTCTCCAAAAACTATAGGCTCCATCTCCCTTTTTGAAACCCGCTTGTAATCCAATTCTTCTAAAATTGGTCACAATTACATCACGATCAATCGGTTCTCCATTATTTTTAACAAATAAGGCCGAATCATAGTTTTTTATTCGAATCTTTTTATTGCGTCCATAAACTCTTTCTTTAAGATACATAATGATATACTTGGTGGCTTCTGGAGGAATAAACGTGATATACCTATAATTAACTTTTTTTCTAGTAATATGAAGTGTAATAATAGCATTTTTTAATTCATCTTTTAAATCAAAAAGTTCATTTATTGTTCTAATATCTTTATTGATGGCTTCACCAGCTGCATCCATAAATTTTCTCAAAGTTAGATTTCGAGCTTCAGCCTGAGCCATTCCTGACAAAGCCATTAAATAGATAAGTGCCTTTTCCCTTGGTGCAGCTGCATTTACAAATTCAGATATTTCTTCCTTTGAAATTAATTTTCCATAATTCTTTTCAAGACCAATATCTCCTCGAGAAGTCTTAATTTTAGGTAAATGAATATCAAGAGCATCATAAAATGACTTTACAGCATGAATATACATATTAATAGTGCTTTCAGCTTTATTATCCATCTGCAACTGTTTCTTAAACTTTAAAAAATAGTAATTTATTTTCCGATCTCTTAATTTTACTCCTTTTTCTTCTTCAGTATCAGCCTGTTTAATAAGTTCATCAGGAGATAAATTTATTAAATTACAGTAGTATTTTAGACATATTAGATAGGTTTTAAGAGTGGAATTTTCAAGATCTTTATTTAGCACCCAAAAATCAATACGATTTTGATCATCATCCGAAAACTTCATACAGATCACTTAATTATTATTACTTTTAAGTTTACCGATCCATATATTCGTTATAGTATCGTTTAACGAAGTTCATGACAGTGTGTCATTATCATTTGTATGATTTTTTGTATTTTAATTATCATCATCCCTCAATAATTCAAAAAACTATTTAAAATTTGATTAACATAGTATAGATGGTGATATAAATGGAAAAAGAAATACTGGCAGCTATAATGGCTTCTACTTCCGATATTGATATGATGACCAATGATCGTATAGAAGCCTTAACTAAGGGACATGGGATGTTGAATATTGCGGCCATATGTGCAGCAAACACTATAGCAGAAGAAGTGTTAAAAGGGAGAGAAATAAAGCTGACTGATGAAAATGTGCAGTATTTACCAATAGACGACGTGTTGAAAAAAGCCATAGAATCAGCAAAGCTTGCAGGAGCAGATCCTGCCAATGCCGCTTTAATCAGTGCAGCATTATGTTATTTTGCAGGTTCAAATGCTCAGGCCGGTGTGCCAGCAGGTAACAGGAAATTGGGGGCCATGGCCCGGATGATTGCCGGAGTAGATCGTTGCGGTGTACTGGCCATACCCACAGCTAAAGTTAACAACAGAATATCAGGATATGCTGCTGTTAAAGCTTTATATGATGACATTTTTGATAACAAAGTATCAAGTGTTGATGGAAGCATCTTGCCTATGGGTGTAGGTGGAGGTCCTTTATATGGTCACGGAGCACTGGGAGAAGATGTGGCATTTCCAGAACTGGCCAAAAAAGGTGCAGCATCAGGGACAAAAGGAATGTTAAAAGCATATGCCAATGTAGGTATGCCCCCGAGCCCCATAATGTCAGCAATATTTGGAGCAGCAGCCATACTGGAAATTGTCCACCCAGACTCAGAAGTTGGAGAAGAATATGGTGAATTTTTCAAAGCCAACAGTGCCTATATAGCGGGTTTAGGGGCAGTTGAAGCAGCAGGACTCCCAGAAAAACTTCATATAAGAGGTACTGGTGAAGAATATGATACTGCGGAATTAGTAGGTGATATGGGAGTTATACTCAAGGACATAGGCGGCCCATCAGTGGTGGGAATGATTGCCTTTGAAGAGATGCTATCTGCATTTGAAGAATCACTTGCTATTGGGGCTGGCTTTTCAGGAGGACCCTTACAACCACCACTGGGACATATGACTGCAGATGCTGTACTAGCTATGAAAGTACTAATTGCCAGTGCCGGTGACATAGAAAAAGCCGCCAACCGCATCAAAGATATCAAAGAGAATTTTTGGATTGAACCTGAACTAGCTAAGATTTCAACCAATACCATTTCCCGTAAATCTGAACAAGTTCAAAGAGGCCCTGTAACCAAAGCCATGATACTGGCCACTGACGGTGCCTTGGCTCGGGGCGTCTATGAAAGGGCCAATTTCGCCTACGAAAAACTAAAAAGCGGTATGGAACTTGACGAAATTGTTCGTCAGTTAGATAACGAAAAACTGGAAACCGTGGAAACAGCGTGTGGAATGATATTCAGTCAGATGCTTGGAAAAGACATAAAAATTAAGGTAACCAGCTTCAAGGGATGTGCCCGTAGAAGACCTAATGACTTCCTTAAAAAATATTGTGGATTTGACACCGATGCAACTGTGGAAGTAACTGTAGACGGAGAAAAAATAGTATTTGAAGGGTTATCCCATAAGGTAATACCTGACGCAGTTTTAAACAAAAAACAGGATATACTTGAAGCTATACCATTAGCTGCAGTTCCAGTTGTTGAGTTACAGCTTTGCGGCCATACCATTATAAACATTATAGTACCTGCTGCAGTGGCTGCGGCCATGGGTGGTGAAGATCCAAAAGATATTGCAAGAAAAGCTGTTGCCGGAGCATATATATCCTCTGCAATACCTGGAGGTATTCCCAGAGCTGAAGAAGTTGCCAAAAGAGCAGTGAAAATAATGGCTGAACTTTAATCTATCGGTGGCCTAAATGCTTTTGATGACAACTGTAGATGATCTACCTGCCGAGGGTTTGCCCTACATCATTGAAAAAACATTAGAGAGGGGAGCCAACAACGTACATGTGATAAATGCAGTTACCAAAAAAGGGAGGATGGAATATATCGTACTGGTAGATCTAGATAGAGATAGACTGGATGATATATGTTCTTTAATTGCCCTTGAATTTGGAACATTAGGGATGAAAATATTCCATTCACAACACTTAATGCTTCCCTATGAAATAGAAACTAAAAAAGTTACAGTAAGAGCTGATCAAGCTAACATCAAATCTAAAATCAGAATAAAATATTTAAAAAATGATGAAAACAAGGTAATATCGCTAAAAGCAGAATATGAAGATGTTAAAGAAACTGCTGAAATCCTCAATAAACATGGAATAGAAATAGCTTTCTCAAAACTAAAAACTATTATCGAAGCAGAAGCATACAAAAACATTCTTCAAGATAAGGAGATCACAATTGAAGTTTTAGGTTAACACCAGAAATTCCAATTTTTATTTTTTATCCTTGCAAAAAAAATTATTTTTTCAACTTTTTTATTATTCAGAAGAAGTAAAGTTTGACATAATCAAAAATCTTCAAACTCATCGAAAATATTATGGATGGTATATATGTACTGATCGATATTATCAATGAAAATAAATTTTATAGTTCAAGTTCTCATTTTTGCAATAATTTATAATTTCATCTTTAACAATATCCCAGTAAACACTGTCTTCAAAATATATTTGGCGATATTCATCAATCATGTCTGGAAAATTTTCATCTAAAAATTTTTTTACAAAAGGCCATACTGATCCGATGATATTCAGATTTTCAAACATATAATAATCTACAAAATCGCGGGTTGTAGTTATGATATCTTTCCAGTCTGTTAAAAAAGGAAATATGGGACTGATGAATAAATAATTTCTAATACCCTGATTGTGAATATGTTTTAAGGTTTTAAGTCTGGCACTAATGGAAGGTGCTGATGGTTCAAGCTTTCTTCTTAGATCTTCATCAAGTGTAGAAAAGGAGATACCTACTTCACTTTTTTTGAATTTTTTTATTATATCTAAATCCCTTGAAACCAGATTAGATTTGGTTAGTATGCCTAAATCTATTTCTAATGGAAGTAATTTCTCTAATATTTTCCGTGTAATTTTATATTTTCCTTCAAATTGAAGGTAGGGATCAGTTACAGAAGAAAGAAGCACATATTTGTTCCTATATTTATTGGTTCTTTTGGGTATCAGTTGCGGTGAATTTATTTTAATATC harbors:
- a CDS encoding integrase translates to MKFSDDDQNRIDFWVLNKDLENSTLKTYLICLKYYCNLINLSPDELIKQADTEEEKGVKLRDRKINYYFLKFKKQLQMDNKAESTINMYIHAVKSFYDALDIHLPKIKTSRGDIGLEKNYGKLISKEEISEFVNAAAPREKALIYLMALSGMAQAEARNLTLRKFMDAAGEAINKDIRTINELFDLKDELKNAIITLHITRKKVNYRYITFIPPEATKYIIMYLKERVYGRNKKIRIKNYDSALFVKNNGEPIDRDVIVTNFRRIGLQAGFKKGDGAYSFWRAHGMRKYFISTIMNKLGDKVLADFLAGHKISDVDRAYWYMDSEDLKKRYMKALPYLSIDKAKVLEIKSDDYKRIEELERTQEILRKQLMKTEKTLKAIENNHEIIEVLRRTS